Within Kiritimatiellia bacterium, the genomic segment GACTCCGCCGACGCGCTAGCGCTCGCAATCTGCCACGCCCAAGCCCGGTCCGACATTCCGCCGCTTGCGCCGCGCCCCATTTGATGGGCCGTGCTTGATTCGACGGGAATTCAGCGATACGGTCGCCCGACATTACTCGAATTGCATATCTATGAAAAAGGTTCTCATCCCCACCAAATTGAACGCCATCGTCAGGGAGATTTTGGAGGCCACCGGCCGCTACAGCGTCGTGATGGAGGAAACCTCCGATCTGGCCTCGCTGGCCCGCCGCCACCCGGACGCCTACGCCCTGATCGTGCGCAGCGAAAAGGTGAACAAAGAGATCATCGACCTGCTGCCTGCCCTTCGCGTCATCATTCGCGCCGGATCCGGCTACGACAACATCGATACCGTTTATGCGCGCAAGAGAAACATCGATGTGATGACCACGCCGGGCGCAAATGCGAATGCAGTCGCAGAAGAAGTCATTGCGATGATGCTTGCCGATGCGCGGCACTTGATCAAAGCGGACGCCTCCTGCCGAGCCGGGCAGTGGGAGAAGAAGGCGTTCATGGGTCGGGAAATCAGCGGCAAAACCGTTGGCATCGTGGGCCTGGGCGCCATCGGACAGCTCGTGGCGCGGCGGCTTTCCGGGTTTGAATGCCAGTTGATCGGCTACGACCCGGTCATCTCGAAGGATCGCGCCGAAGAGATTGGCGTGGAGCTTGTGGATTTGCCCACGCTGTTCGAGCGCTCCGACTACGTCACGCTGCATGTGCCGGAAAACAACGAAACTCGCGGCATGGTCAACGCCTCGTTGCTCGAGCGTATGAAACCCGGGGCGACTCTGATCAATTGCGCCCGGGCCGGCATCATCAATGAAGCTGATCTGCGCCGCATCAAGGCGGAGAAACAGTTGCGGTTCCTAAACGACGTGTATCCCAAGGATGAGCCGGGTCCCAAATCGGTGGCGGACATCGCGGACATCATGTTGCCGCACCTCGGCGCCAGTACCCACGAGGCGAACACCAAGGCGGCCGTCCTCGCCGCGCAGGAGTTGATTGAATTCGATGAAAAGGGGATGTCGCCGTACATCGTGAACCGCGATATACCTCCGGGATTGGACCGCGCGTATGTCGAACTCGCTCACACGCTCGCCAAACTCGCCCGCGCCTTTCTCGGGCCGGAGACCCAGCTCAAACTCATCGAGACGAGTTTCTACGGCACCCTCAAACCCTATGCCCGATGGCTACTCACGCCGATCGTCGCCGCCTTGGATGAGTCGTTTGACCGCTCGATGGGCGCAGACGCCGCGGCGAAGTATCTGTCCAACATGGGCGTCGACTACAACGATCGCGAGACGGATTCTCGGAAAGGGTTCGAAAACTCAATCACCTTGGACTTGACCGGTGGCTCTACTCATGGGGCCATGCGAACCGTCAGCATCCGGGGAACTGTGGCGGAAAACACGCTGATGGTTTCGCGCATCAATGACTTCCACAATCTGTACTTCGTCCCTCACGGCCATACGGTCGTTTTTACCTACCGCGATCGGCCGGGTGTTCTTGGGCGGATCGGGATGGAGCTCGCCGAGGCGGGCATCAATATCGATGATGTACGGAATCCGCACGACTTGAAGGGTGAAGAGTCGATCGCCATCCTTAAAGTCAACCAGCCAGTGCCGGCGTCGGTGGTCCGCAAAATTGCGGATGACATTCACGCCAACATCGCCTTCGCCATCGAGTTGTAATCATTAACCCATGGAGAACCCTTCCACCGCGCGCGGGATCGATGTGGCCTATGTCGCCCGGCTTGCCCGGCTTCGGCTGGACGAGCGCGAGCGCGCCCTGCTGCAGGGGCAACTCGAGGACATTCTCGAGTATGTAAACGCTCTGCGGGAGGTCGACGTGTCCGGGATCGAGCCTATGACCCAGGCGATCGACGTGGTGAATGTCGTTCGCGGCGATGAGGTCGAGCCCGGTTTGGATCGCGACGAGGTTCTGGCCAACGCGCCCCGGGCGCGGCTGGGTCAATTTATTGTGCCCCGGATTATCGAATGACGGAACGGGAGATCACGTCGTGGTCGGCAGCGGAAACGGCGCGTCACATCCGGGCCGGCCAAGTCTCATCGGTGGAGGTGGTGGAGGCGCTTTTGCGCCGGATCGAAAGGCTCGACCCGAAGATCGGCGCCTATCTTTCGTATGACGCGGATGATGCGCTCCGGCAGGCGCGCGAGGCGGATGCACGGCGGTCTCGCGGCGATGCCGCGCCGCTGTTGGGCGTGCCTATTGGCATCAAGGATGTGCTCAATGTGCGCGGCTGGCCCTGCACCTGCGGGTCCAAAATTTTGAACGGATATCGGTCCCTTTATGACGCCACGGCGATTTCCCGCCTGCGTAGCGCGGGGGCGGTTCTCCTTGGCCGCCTCAACATGGATGAGTTTGCCATGGGTTCCAGCACGGAAAACTCCGCCTGGCAACTCACCCGCAATCCGTGGGACCTCGGACGCGTGCCCGGCGGGTCCAGCGGCGGATCCGCGGCGGCGGTGGCCGCGGACCTCGCGTTCGCCGCGCTCGGCACCGATACCGGCGGATCAATCCGCCAGCCCGCCGCCCTCTGCGGATGCGTGGGCCTTAAGCCGACGTATGGACGGATTTCCCGTTATGGACTGGTCGCCTATGCCTCATCGCTGGACCAAATCGGGCCGATGACCAAAACGGTGGAAGACGCGGCGCTCCTTCTCGATGTCATGTCCGGCTGCGACCCGCGGGATTCGACGACACTCAACCAACCTCCAACATCGTTTGCGTCAAACCTACGGGGGGATCTGAAGGGGCTAACCTTGGGGTTGCCCGCTGAATATTTTATCGAAGGCATGGACCCCGAGGTCGAATCGGCCGTTCGGGCGGCCGTCGACCAATGCCGCTCGCTCGGCGCATCCATAGTGCCAGTTAGCCTCCCGCAAACGAAGTATGCGATCGCGACCTATTACATCGTCGCAACCGCCGAAGCCTCGGCAAACCTTGCCCGATTTGACGGGGTGCGCTACGGGCTTCGCGTCGATGGCGAGGATCCGATCGACATGACGGAGCGAACGCGTGCCGCGGGTTTCGGGCCCGAGGTGAAGCGCCGCATCATTCTCGGGACGTATGTTCTCAGTAGCGGATACTACGATGCATATTATCTTCGGGCGCTCAAGGTCCGCCGGTGGATACGGTCCGGGTTCGACGACGCCTTCCGCGTCTGCGATGCGCTGCTGACGCCCACCTCACCCACGCCCGCCTTCAGGTTCGGCGAGCGCACGGGGGACCCAATCCGAATGTATTTGAGCGATATCTTTACCGTGACGGTGAACCTTGCCGGAATTTGCGCGATCTCAGTGCCCTGTGGCTTCACCTCGGAGCGGCTGCCGATCGGATTGCAGGTGATCGGACCGGCCCTCCGAGAGGACGTGATCCTGCGCGTAGCGCACGCCTATGAACAGTCGACGCCATGGCATCGCCAACGGCCGGCGCTTGGCGAGGCGCAGGAGGGGGCCGAATCATGAAATGGCAGGCGGACATCGGGCTCGAGGTGCACGTGCAACTCCGCACGCGCTCCAAAATGTTTTGCGGCTGCGCGAACCAGTTCGGCGCCGAGCCCAATACCCTGGTATGTCCGGTCTGCCTTGGCTATCCAGGAGCTCTACCGGTCATCAATCGCGAAGCCGTCCGCCTGACCGTCAGGACGGGCCTGATGCTGGGAGCCACGATCAACCTCCGGAGCAAATTCGACCGGAAAAATTATTTTTATCCCGACCAGTCCAAAAACTACCAGATTTCCCAATTCGACCAGCCTTTGTGCGTCGGCGGCCATCTTGATTTCGAGCACGATGGCGAGAAGCGCCGCGTCCGATTTACGCGCATCCATCTCGAAGAGGACGTCGCCAAAAATATTCATCTCGATGGCGAGAGCGGCGTCGATTTCAATCGCGCCGGCGCGCCGTTGATGGAAATGGTGACGGAGCCGGATCTCCACTCACCCGAGGAAACGCTAGCCTTTCTGCAGGCGCTGAAACAGCTCCTTCAATACGGCGGTGTCAGTGATTGCAACCTCGAGCAGGGGAATATCCGATGCGACATCAATTGCAGCGTGCGCCCGGTTGGCGCCGACAAGCTCGGCACCAAAATCGAAATCAAAAATATGAATACGTTCCGAGGGGTGCTCCGCGCCCTGCAGTCGGAGATTCCCCGGCAGATCCGCGAGCTCGAGCGCGGGCGCGCGATCGTTCAGGAAACCCGGCGCTGGGATGACGTCGCCGGCCGAACCGAGTCCATGCGCGGGAAAGAAGAGGCGCACGACTATCGTTATTTCCCGGAGCCCGACTTGCCGCCTCTTGCGCTGGACCCCTCGGAAATTGAAGCGTGGCGGGCGGATCTGCCGGAATTGCCGGCGGCCCGCCGGGCCCGGTTCATGTCGGATTATGGCTTGCCGGCTTACGATGCCGGCGTACTGGTGGCCGACAAGGAAACAGCGGACTTTTTTGAGGAAACGGTGAACGCGGGCGCCCCAGCCAAACCGGCCTCCAACTGGATCATGACTGAATTGCTTGCCCGTGTGGCGGATACAGGCGCCACGATCCGCGAGCTGCGGCTGACGGCCGCCCAGTTGGCCGCGCTCATCCGGCTCGTGGAAAATCGAACCATCAACGGTACGACCGCGAAAGACGTCCTGAACATCCTGCTTGCTGAGGGCGGTGATCCGGCGGAAATCGTCGCCCGGCGGGGACTGGCACAGGTCACCGACGCCAGCGCCATCGAGGAGATCGTGGTGCGCGTCCTGTCGGAACATGCAAAGTCTGCGTCGGATTACAAGGCGGGCCGCCAGCAAGCTTTTGAATTCCTGGTGGGGCAGGTGATGCGGTTGAGCCGCGGCAAGGCCAATCCGCAAATGGTTCGGGAGCTTCTAAAGTCAAAGCTGAGCTGAAAGGCTGATCCGATGGCGCAGGATTGGGATATCAAGGCTGTCGGCCACGCCTGTGCGGCGACCGGCGAGCCTTTTGTGGACGGGCAAACCCTTGTTTGTTGCCTCGTCCGAACCGCGGAGGGATACGAGCGGCTTGATTATTCACTCGAAGGATGGGAGCGCGCCCACCCGGACCACGTGTTGAGCCATTGGCGCACTGTGTATCGGGCCCCGCCCCCGCCCGCTCCGGAGCCGATCCGAAAAGAGACCGCCGAGTCGCTGCTTCGACAGTTCATGGCCAAGGACGATTATTCCAAGGCGAACGCCATCTACATCCTGGCATTGTTGCTGGAGCGAAAGCGAATTCTTGTGGAGAAGGACGTCCAGATTCGGGAAGACGGTGTCAAACTCCGCATCTACGAGCATCGCAAGACCGGAGAGGTGCTGGCGATCCCAGATCCGCAGCTCAAGCTTGCCGAGTTGGACCGCGTGCAGCGAGAAGTCGAAGAACTGCTTGGAGTGGGCCGCGAATCCTCTGAATCAGAAGCGAGTCCGGCTTCGAGCCTGAACCCCACTTAGCATATGGCCAACCAGCGCTTTCTGGACTCGGTCCAACTCAAAGGCGCGGGATCGTGTTCCTGATTGAGGCTGTTCAAGGGTTGATCGAATCATTCCGGAAAGGCGGTTCGCCGGCCAGCGCTCGGAGACGTTCGGCCAAGGCGGCGTCCTCAAGGTCAAGCGGGGTGCGATGCAGC encodes:
- a CDS encoding ACT domain-containing protein, encoding MKKVLIPTKLNAIVREILEATGRYSVVMEETSDLASLARRHPDAYALIVRSEKVNKEIIDLLPALRVIIRAGSGYDNIDTVYARKRNIDVMTTPGANANAVAEEVIAMMLADARHLIKADASCRAGQWEKKAFMGREISGKTVGIVGLGAIGQLVARRLSGFECQLIGYDPVISKDRAEEIGVELVDLPTLFERSDYVTLHVPENNETRGMVNASLLERMKPGATLINCARAGIINEADLRRIKAEKQLRFLNDVYPKDEPGPKSVADIADIMLPHLGASTHEANTKAAVLAAQELIEFDEKGMSPYIVNRDIPPGLDRAYVELAHTLAKLARAFLGPETQLKLIETSFYGTLKPYARWLLTPIVAALDESFDRSMGADAAAKYLSNMGVDYNDRETDSRKGFENSITLDLTGGSTHGAMRTVSIRGTVAENTLMVSRINDFHNLYFVPHGHTVVFTYRDRPGVLGRIGMELAEAGINIDDVRNPHDLKGEESIAILKVNQPVPASVVRKIADDIHANIAFAIEL
- the gatC gene encoding Asp-tRNA(Asn)/Glu-tRNA(Gln) amidotransferase subunit GatC, with translation MENPSTARGIDVAYVARLARLRLDERERALLQGQLEDILEYVNALREVDVSGIEPMTQAIDVVNVVRGDEVEPGLDRDEVLANAPRARLGQFIVPRIIE
- the gatA gene encoding Asp-tRNA(Asn)/Glu-tRNA(Gln) amidotransferase subunit GatA, which codes for MTEREITSWSAAETARHIRAGQVSSVEVVEALLRRIERLDPKIGAYLSYDADDALRQAREADARRSRGDAAPLLGVPIGIKDVLNVRGWPCTCGSKILNGYRSLYDATAISRLRSAGAVLLGRLNMDEFAMGSSTENSAWQLTRNPWDLGRVPGGSSGGSAAAVAADLAFAALGTDTGGSIRQPAALCGCVGLKPTYGRISRYGLVAYASSLDQIGPMTKTVEDAALLLDVMSGCDPRDSTTLNQPPTSFASNLRGDLKGLTLGLPAEYFIEGMDPEVESAVRAAVDQCRSLGASIVPVSLPQTKYAIATYYIVATAEASANLARFDGVRYGLRVDGEDPIDMTERTRAAGFGPEVKRRIILGTYVLSSGYYDAYYLRALKVRRWIRSGFDDAFRVCDALLTPTSPTPAFRFGERTGDPIRMYLSDIFTVTVNLAGICAISVPCGFTSERLPIGLQVIGPALREDVILRVAHAYEQSTPWHRQRPALGEAQEGAES
- the gatB gene encoding Asp-tRNA(Asn)/Glu-tRNA(Gln) amidotransferase subunit GatB, which gives rise to MKWQADIGLEVHVQLRTRSKMFCGCANQFGAEPNTLVCPVCLGYPGALPVINREAVRLTVRTGLMLGATINLRSKFDRKNYFYPDQSKNYQISQFDQPLCVGGHLDFEHDGEKRRVRFTRIHLEEDVAKNIHLDGESGVDFNRAGAPLMEMVTEPDLHSPEETLAFLQALKQLLQYGGVSDCNLEQGNIRCDINCSVRPVGADKLGTKIEIKNMNTFRGVLRALQSEIPRQIRELERGRAIVQETRRWDDVAGRTESMRGKEEAHDYRYFPEPDLPPLALDPSEIEAWRADLPELPAARRARFMSDYGLPAYDAGVLVADKETADFFEETVNAGAPAKPASNWIMTELLARVADTGATIRELRLTAAQLAALIRLVENRTINGTTAKDVLNILLAEGGDPAEIVARRGLAQVTDASAIEEIVVRVLSEHAKSASDYKAGRQQAFEFLVGQVMRLSRGKANPQMVRELLKSKLS